In one Arenibacter antarcticus genomic region, the following are encoded:
- a CDS encoding ParA family protein: MGKIIAIANQKGGVGKTTTSVNLAAALGVLEKKVLLIDADPQANATSGLGLDVDNIEMGTYQLLEHTKTAKETIVATTSPNVDLIPSHIDLVAIEIELVDKEDREYMMKKAIRDLKEDYDYILIDCAPSLGLLTLNALTAADSVMIPIQCEYFALEGLGKLLNTIKSVQKIHNPDLDIEGMVLTMYDSRLRLSNQVVEEVKKHFSEMVFNTIIQRNVRLSEAPSYGESIIKYDASSTGAANYLNLAHEVVMKNKEIA; encoded by the coding sequence ATGGGCAAAATAATTGCTATTGCAAATCAAAAAGGTGGCGTAGGAAAAACTACCACTTCGGTAAATTTAGCTGCCGCATTGGGTGTTTTGGAAAAAAAAGTCTTGTTAATTGATGCCGACCCCCAAGCAAACGCTACTTCGGGATTAGGTTTGGACGTTGATAACATAGAAATGGGCACCTATCAATTATTGGAACACACCAAAACTGCCAAGGAAACCATAGTAGCCACAACCTCCCCTAATGTAGACCTGATTCCCTCACATATCGACTTGGTAGCCATCGAAATAGAATTGGTGGACAAAGAAGATCGGGAATATATGATGAAGAAAGCTATCCGTGACCTCAAGGAGGATTACGATTATATTCTTATCGATTGCGCTCCCTCCCTGGGACTATTAACATTAAATGCCCTAACTGCAGCAGATTCAGTAATGATTCCTATTCAATGCGAATATTTTGCACTGGAAGGTTTGGGGAAATTATTGAATACTATAAAAAGCGTTCAAAAAATACACAATCCCGATCTGGATATAGAAGGTATGGTACTCACTATGTACGATTCCAGGCTACGCCTGTCCAATCAGGTAGTGGAAGAAGTTAAAAAACATTTTTCTGAGATGGTATTTAATACCATCATTCAAAGAAATGTTAGATTAAGCGAAGCACCAAGTTATGGCGAAAGCATTATTAAATATGATGCTAGTAGTACAGGAGCAGCCAATTATTTAAATTTGGCCCATGAAGTAGTTATGAAAAACAAGGAAATAGCATAA
- a CDS encoding ParB/RepB/Spo0J family partition protein, translating to MAKATKKQALGRGLSALLKDPNNDIQSATDKNADKVVGNIVELELSAIEVNPFQPRSNFNDEALHELASSIRELGVIQPITVRKLDFNQYQLVSGERRFRASKLIGLETIPAYIRIANDQESLEMALVENIQRQDLDPIEIAISYQRLIDEIQLTQEKMSERVGKKRSTITNYLRLLRLDPIIQTGIRDGFVSMGHGRALVNVVEKQDQIALYEKIVGENLSVRDTEKAVKDYQEAKSNPNQNSSPESKNKNTSKTNPEFITKNLGKFSDYLAVKVDIKASEKGKGKITIPFHSQEEFNRLKKLITGE from the coding sequence ATGGCGAAAGCGACAAAAAAACAAGCGTTGGGCCGCGGATTATCGGCCTTATTAAAAGATCCCAACAACGACATTCAATCGGCTACCGATAAGAATGCTGATAAGGTGGTGGGTAATATTGTGGAATTGGAACTGAGTGCCATAGAGGTAAACCCATTTCAACCCCGTTCCAATTTTAACGATGAAGCCTTGCATGAACTTGCTTCCTCTATCAGGGAATTGGGTGTTATACAGCCTATTACCGTTAGAAAGTTGGATTTTAACCAATACCAATTGGTTTCTGGGGAACGACGATTTAGAGCCTCCAAATTAATTGGACTAGAGACCATTCCCGCCTATATCCGTATTGCCAATGACCAAGAGTCTCTAGAAATGGCCTTGGTTGAAAATATTCAGCGTCAGGATCTGGACCCGATAGAAATTGCCATTTCTTATCAACGGTTGATTGATGAAATTCAATTGACCCAAGAAAAGATGAGCGAAAGGGTAGGAAAAAAGCGATCTACTATTACCAACTATCTGCGATTATTACGTTTAGACCCCATTATTCAGACTGGAATTAGAGATGGTTTCGTGAGCATGGGCCACGGAAGAGCTTTGGTTAATGTGGTAGAAAAGCAAGACCAAATTGCTTTATATGAAAAAATCGTTGGCGAAAATCTTTCTGTAAGGGATACCGAGAAGGCGGTAAAGGACTACCAAGAAGCGAAGTCCAACCCAAACCAAAATTCCTCTCCCGAATCAAAAAATAAAAATACATCTAAGACCAACCCAGAATTTATAACCAAAAACCTAGGTAAATTTTCAGATTATTTAGCCGTGAAGGTAGATATTAAAGCATCTGAAAAAGGGAAAGGCAAAATAACCATCCCCTTTCATTCCCAGGAAGAATTCAATCGATTAAAAAAATTGATTACGGGTGAATAA